TCGTCCCGTGGAGCCGTCGGACCAACGTGCTGTTCGGTAGCGTCGCCGGCATGGTCCTCGCCGTCGGCGTTCTCGTGCTCGCCTCGGACTCGCACGCCGTGGCTCTCCTCGCGACCACCCTGCTCGCTGCTGCCATGGGCGTCCAGGCTGCGACGGCCCGCTACATCGCGGTCAAGGACGTCACGACCGTCGTGGTCACCTCTGTCCTCACCGGCCTGGCGGCCGACTCGAAGCTGGGTTCCGGCTCCGGATCCGGTACGACGCGGCGCATCGTGGTCGTCGCCATCCTGCTCGCGGGTGCCGCGGTCGGAGCCGCCCTGCTGCAGTGGCACCTGGCCGCCGGAGTCATCGTGGCCGGTGTCGTCATCGCCGCGGTGACCCTCGTCGGCTGGTTCCACCCCGCGAGCCGCATCACCCCGGCTGCCACGGCCGGAGCCACTGCATGAGGCCCGCGCTGCAGCCGGGCACCGGGCCGATCCGCTCCGCTGCGTACCTCCCGGCGGAGCCGGACAGCGTGCTGTGGGGCCGGCTTCCGTGCGCCACTGATGCTGCCGTCCTGACCGTCGATCCGGGCACCCAGGTCACGTTCGACACGATCAGCCACGAGGGCATCCTGGAGGACCAGGGTCGCGACCCGGCCAGGTTCTTCGGAGGGCACGGCGTGGCCGAGGTGCTCGATGACGCCATCGCGCTGGCCGGCTCCGGCTACCAGCGCACGTTCGGTGTCGACGGTCCACACGTGGTCAGCAGGCCGGTCCACGTGACGGGCGCGGAGCCGGGTGACCTGCTGGCGATGACACTGGTCGAGGCGCTCCCCCGCGTGCCCTACGGCGTGATCTCCAACCGTCACGGCAAGGGCGCGCTGCCCGGCGAGTACCCCGTCGGCGGCGCCACCGTCAGCGTCTTCGCCTCGGTCGCTGACGAGCCGGGCGACGAGCTGCACGGGTTGCTCCCGTTGCGCGAGGGCGAGGAGCCCTCGGTGCGGTTCCCGCTCGCTCCCTTCCTCGGCATCATGGGTGTCGCTGTCACCGGTGACCAGCGGCCGCACTCCGTGCCGCCCGGCCCGCACGGCGGCAACATCGACATCAACCGGCTGGTCGCCGGCACGACGCTCTACCTCCCCGTGCAGGTGGCGGGTGCCCTCGCCTACGTCGGCGACCCGCACTTCGCGCAGGGCGGCGGCGAGGTGTCCCTGACCGCGATGGAAGCCTCGCTGCGAGCCACGATCCAGCTCGACCTGGTGAAGCAGGACGAGGCGGTCGCGCGCTTCGGCGAGATCGCGGGCCCTCTCGCGGAGACGTCGGAGCTCCTCATCCCCACGGGGCTCGACGAGGACCTCGACGTGGCCGTCGCCAACTGCGTGCGCAACGCGATCGCGCTCCTCGGTGCCCGCTACGGCATGGCACCGCACCTGGCCTACGCCTACCTCTCGGCAGCGACCGACTTCGAGATCTCGCAGGTCGTCGACGTGGTCAAGGGTGCGCACGCGTGCATCCGCAAGTCCGACTTCGGGAGCCTGCGATGACCACGCTGCCAGGGCTGCCAGGGCTGCCAGAGCTTCCGGGGCTGCCCGATGGCCTGATGGCGGCGTTCCACGCCTACGAGTCCGCGCTGATGAGCGACGACGTGGCGGAGCTGGACCGGCTGTTCGCTCCCGGTCCGACCACCATGCGCGGGGACGCCAACGGGCTGCTGGTCGGCCACGACACGATCAGCTCCTTCCGGTCCGGTCGCGGCGGAGCGCCGCAGCGGACGCTGGTCGACGTGCACGTCCAGGTGGTCGACCCCGACCATGCCCTGATCGTCGCGATCACCGAGCTCGCCCGCGGCGGCAGAGGCCAGCAGACCCAGCTCTGGGCACGCACCGGTGACGGGTGGAAGGTGACCGCCGCCCACGTCGCGGTCCCCACACCCGCACTCGACTCCCGCATCTGGCGCGTCGTCGGCGACCCGCTGCTCCCACCGACGGGATCCGGAACCCTTGACGGCGAGTCCCTCGCCGTCAAGGACCTGTACGCCGTCTCCGGCCAGCGCCGCGGTGCAGGCAATCCCGCGTGGCTCGCTGCTGCGCCGGTCGAGACCGCGGACGCTGCAGCGGTCAGCCTGCTTCGCGCGGCGGGTGCCGCGGTCCGGGGCCTTGCCCGGACCGACGAGTTCGCCTACAGCCTGGCCGGCACCAACGCACACAGCGGCACGCCTCCGAACCCGAAGGCACCGCACCGCATCTCCGGCGGGTCCACCTCGGGCTCGGCCAGCGCTGTCTCGCTGGGTCATGCCAGCATCGGCCTCGGCACCGACACCGGCGGGTCGATCCGCATCCCCGCGGCGTACCAGGGGCTGTTCGGGATTCGCACCACCCACGGCCTGGTCAACGTGCGCGGCCTGCTGCCGCTGGCGCCGTCGTTCGACACCGTCGGCTGGCTGACGCGCACACCTGAACTGCTGGCACGGGTCGGTGACGTGCTGCTGCCGGAGTCGACCGGTGGTGACCGCACGATCGTGACCGTCCCCGCGTTGACCGCACTCGC
This genomic interval from Nocardioides cavernaquae contains the following:
- a CDS encoding DUF1275 family protein, which translates into the protein MSPTSHRDLVHLWLMMALTFSTGIVDAVGFLGLDRVFTGNMTGNVVILGMALAGAEGLPVLGPALALVFFLVGAAVGGRVLRGAVVPWSRRTNVLFGSVAGMVLAVGVLVLASDSHAVALLATTLLAAAMGVQAATARYIAVKDVTTVVVTSVLTGLAADSKLGSGSGSGTTRRIVVVAILLAGAAVGAALLQWHLAAGVIVAGVVIAAVTLVGWFHPASRITPAATAGATA
- a CDS encoding acetamidase/formamidase family protein, with translation MRPALQPGTGPIRSAAYLPAEPDSVLWGRLPCATDAAVLTVDPGTQVTFDTISHEGILEDQGRDPARFFGGHGVAEVLDDAIALAGSGYQRTFGVDGPHVVSRPVHVTGAEPGDLLAMTLVEALPRVPYGVISNRHGKGALPGEYPVGGATVSVFASVADEPGDELHGLLPLREGEEPSVRFPLAPFLGIMGVAVTGDQRPHSVPPGPHGGNIDINRLVAGTTLYLPVQVAGALAYVGDPHFAQGGGEVSLTAMEASLRATIQLDLVKQDEAVARFGEIAGPLAETSELLIPTGLDEDLDVAVANCVRNAIALLGARYGMAPHLAYAYLSAATDFEISQVVDVVKGAHACIRKSDFGSLR
- a CDS encoding AtzH-like domain-containing protein encodes the protein MTTLPGLPGLPELPGLPDGLMAAFHAYESALMSDDVAELDRLFAPGPTTMRGDANGLLVGHDTISSFRSGRGGAPQRTLVDVHVQVVDPDHALIVAITELARGGRGQQTQLWARTGDGWKVTAAHVAVPTPALDSRIWRVVGDPLLPPTGSGTLDGESLAVKDLYAVSGQRRGAGNPAWLAAAPVETADAAAVSLLRAAGAAVRGLARTDEFAYSLAGTNAHSGTPPNPKAPHRISGGSTSGSASAVSLGHASIGLGTDTGGSIRIPAAYQGLFGIRTTHGLVNVRGLLPLAPSFDTVGWLTRTPELLARVGDVLLPESTGGDRTIVTVPALTALAQPDVAAAIAAWLPEGRKVESWDLGDLAAWTEAFRVVQAHEAWASHGAWLTGQLDTLGADVRGRFELAAAITDDEAEAARATAEVARDRIRALVGSNILALPAAPSVAPLLGADLQPVREATLKLTCLAGLGGLPAVTIPLTTVDGLPCGVCLVGGPGRDKDLLVLAGALSKTKAVA